Part of the candidate division KSB1 bacterium genome is shown below.
CCATCGTCGTGGGGCATCCGCAAAACGCCGCTCCGGCGTATGGATGGATCGGCGGGCTTGCTTACGCGGACGGGCATCTATCAGCCGAACCAAAACAGGTGAACGCGGATTTCGCGGAGCTTGTGAAAAGCGGCGCGTACAAAAAAATCAGCGCCAGCTTCTATATGCCGGACTCTCCGGCGAATCCGGTGAAGGGATCGTATTACCTCCGCCACGTCGGCTTCCTTGGGGCCATGCCGCCGTCGCTCAAAGGTCTGCCGGCCTTTTCTTTCAACGAAAAAGAGGAAGGGGTGGTCAGTTTTTACGAAGCCCTTTCAAGCGGTGAAAGCGACGATTCGATAGCCGCCCGGCTCTTCCGCCGCTTCCGCGATTGGATCATCAGCGAAAAAGGGCAGGACGTGGCCGACCAGGTGATCCCGGCGGCGGACGTGGACGCCCTCACGGCTTCTGCGGTGGCCGAAGCTTTGGAGGCCCAGCAAAAAGCGTCAACACCGGAATCCCCGGTTTCAGCAAATACCAACTTTTCGGAGACCAAAATGAGCGCAGAAGACGCCGCCAAAAAGAAGGCGGAGGAAGACGCGGCCGCGAAGGCCGCCGCGGATCGGGAGGCCAGTTTCGCCGGGCGGGAAAAAGAGCTTGCCCGCCGGGAAGCGGAGCTTTCCAAAAAAGACAACGCCGACTTTGTGGAAAAGCTCATCGGCGAAGGCAAAGTCCTTCCCGCCGGCAAGGGGCTTTTGGTGGAGCTTATGGGCCACCTGGGACCGGACACGGTCTCCTTCGCCGAAGGGGACAAGCAGGTGTCAAAACCGCTCGGCCAGGCGTTCCGCGATTATCTCTCCAGCCAGCCGAAGGTCGTGGAGTTCTCCGAGGTGTCCGGCGGAGACAAAAAACTTCCGGACGGCGCGGCCCCGGAAGTGATCGCCCGCGCCGCCCGCGAATACCGCGATGCGGAGGTTGGTAAGGGCCATCAGGTGAGCTATTCAGAAGCGGTCAATCATGTCATCAAGGAAGGAAAATAAACGATGCACACTCCCACTCTCATAAAAAGCTTTCCGGTGGACGCGGCTTGCGCCCCGTTCCGCGTTCTTGCCATCGGCTCCGGCTCTGGCGCTTTAAAACAGGCCACCGGCCCCGGTGACACACTCCTGGCCGTGGCGGACTCGCTTGGCAGCAACGCGGTCAACCGGGTGGACGCGATTTTGGACGGCGTGGCCCAGGTGGAATACGGCGGGGCGGTCGCCCAGGGGGACTACCTCACCTCCGACTTGAACGGCAAGGCCGTGGCCGCCACGAGGCACACCCACGCGGAGAACACCGCCGCCGCCTACACCCAGAACGCCGCCACCGCCGCCGGTGAAAAATCGGCTGTCATCGGCGTGGCGCTGGTCTCCGGCGTGGCCGGCGACATCGGCTCCGCGAAACTCAACCCCGCCCTGATTTAACAAAAGGAGATATTGAAAATGCCTGGCAATTTTCCGTTTCCGATCCAGCCCCAGCTCACCGCGATAGCGATAGCTTATAAAAACGGCGCGTACATCGCGGACTCCGTTCTGCCGCGCACCCCGGTGGGGCTGAAGGCCTACCGATACCGCAAGTATTCCCTGGGCGATTCCTTCTCCATCCCGGACACTTCCGTTGGGCGCACCTCGCGGCCAAACCAGGTGGAGTTCGGCTTCACCGAGGAGACCGGCTACTGCATGGATCACGCGCTCGACGATCCGGTGCCGCAGGACGATATAGACAACGCCCCGGCCAACTACAACCCCTTGGGCGTCTCCACGGAGTTCACCTCCAACCTCATTGAGTTGGACAGGGAGGCCCGCGTGGCCAGGCTTGTGCAGGACGCGGCCAATTACCCCGCAACTAACAAGGCGGCCCTTTCCGGGACATCCGTGTTCACCGACCCGGCCTCCGATCCCATCGCCACGATAATGAGCGCGATGGACTCCATGATCGTCAGGCCAAACGCTATGGTCGTCGGGCGCCAGGCGTGGAGCGCCCTTATCCGCAACGCCGCGATCAACAAGGCGGTCAACCGCAACGTGGGGGACAAGGGCGTCGCCCGCAAGCGGGACCTGGCCGACCTGTTCGAGCTGTCGTACATCTTCGTCGGCGAATCGTGGCTCAACTGCGCGAAGAAGGGGCAGTCCCCCACCATCGCCCGCGTGTGGGGCCCGCACATCGTCCTTATCTACCGCGACGTGCTTTCCGGCCCGGCGCGGGGAACAACTTTCGGGTTCACCGCCCAGTTCGGGACGCGAATGGCCGGGGCCGAGGCGGAGAAGAACATCGGCATGAGGGGCGGGCAGATGGTCCGCGTGGGAGAGTCCGTGGACGAAAAAATCTGCGCGGCTGAAATGGGCTATCTCATCCAGAACTGCGCTTGATGGAGGGACGGATGAAATACCAGGTGAAGTCCCCGATCCTCCACAACGGCAAACGGGTTGAGCCGGGGAAGACCCTCGATCTGGACGAAAAGGAGGCCGGGCCGCTTGTGCGGCTGGGCTGTCTGGAGTCCCTTTCGGAAAAGAAGGACAGGTAGCGGACAGTCATTCCCGCCGGATGGGGTCTCTCCGTCCGGCGGGGGTCTTAAAAAAGGCTTTTAAGATTGAGGTAAAGGAAAATTATGTGCTTATCGTCCACAGGGCTTTTGACGGGAGAAAATAAAAATGTTCGTATTTGACGATGCTCGCGGCCTATGGAGGCATAAGGAAACGGCCGCCGCCGGGCAGACTTCAACCCCTTTGATTTGCGTCCCCGGCGACGCGGCGCAGGAAGCCTATCGCGCCGTCACTGTGGGTGTCTCCCCCTCCGTTGGGGCGTCGGCCCTTGTCCAGTTCACGCTGGACGATGAGGCGGCGATCACCGCTAACACCGCGGAATGGTTCGACTGGCCCAACGGGCCGGTGACGGCGAAATCATTCGACAGTTTTATAACTCCCTGCACCGCTCTCCGGCTCACAGCCACCGGCGGCGCGGTGACATGGTGGGCGCTGGTGTGATCCCATGAACTATTGCGCGCTCGCCGATCTTGTCACGCGCTACGGCCAGCAGGATGTTCTCGCGCGGACGGACCGCGATAATGACGGCGTGGCGGACGCCGCCGTGGCGGACGCCGCCATTGCCGACGCCTCGGCGCTGATAGATTCATATCTCGCCGGGCGGTACAGTGTGCCGTTCACCTCGCCCCCCCCGGCGCTCACGCGCGTTGCGTGCGATATCGCCTGGTATCTCCTTTTCTCCGATGAAAAAGCGCCAGACCAGGTGAAAACGAAGTACGACGCGGCCATTGAATTTTTAAAGGCCATAAAGTCCGGCGAAATCTCCCTCGGCGCTGGCGGTGTTGGCGTGGCGGCAGTTGCCGACCTTCCCAAATATACAGACCCCCTCCGCGTGTTCACGCGGGACACAATGAGCGATTATTGACATGTCCGGCGAACCGGTATCCCTCGAAATAAAGTCCGAAGCGGTGATGGCCTCGCTTTCGCGGCTGTACGAAACCGGCGCGGACATGACACAAGTCCATGAGGATATCGCCGCCGGCTTGCTCTCCCGTGTGCAACTCACCATGAAAAACGGAGTAAGCCCTTACGGAGTTCCCTACAAGCCGCTTAAATACCGCAAAGGTGGCCGCCCACTCATAGACTCCGGGGACTTGAAGGACTCCATCAACTGGCAGGCTGACAAAAATCGCGCGGTGGTGTCCACAAAAAAAGAATACGCCACCACTCACCAGTTCGGCGCGGTGGACAGGGTGATAACGGCGCGCAACGCCAAGGCCCTGCGGTTTTTTATTCCCGGCCATTTCCGCTATGTACCAGTCATAAACACTCGCGCTGTCCGGTGGAAGGCCGTGGACGCTCCCATATTTGCCAAATCCGTAAAAGTCACCATCCCTGCGCGCCCGTTCTTTCCGGCGGGCGATTTGCCGGATACCTGGCGGGATGACGTGCTGGCGATAATCCACAACCATCTCGCCGGTGCGGCCAATGGCTGATTTTTTCTTTTTGGAACAGCCCATAGTGGACCGCGTGATGGCGGCCGCGCCGGAGCTGAAGTCCGTCACGGGGCTTTCCAGCCTCGCCACGCGCCCGGATGACGTGATAAAGCCGCCGATGGCCTATGTCCTCTATTACGGGTATGAAGCCGGAGATTCCGCCGGCATGGCGCTCATGGACGGCGAACAGATAATCACCCAGCGCTGGCTGGTGGACCTGATCGTCCGTGACATAAAATCGCTCACCCACGGGCAGACCGCCCGAATCACCGCCGGGACGATCCTGTCCAAAATCTCCACCGCGCTGCGCATGTGGGAGTCCCGCCCGGCGGGCGTCTCCCCGTTCGTCCTTGTCCCCGCCCCCATGCCGGAGGTGGACAAGGACGGGGTCTGGAGTTTTCCTCTGCTGTTCAAGACCTCTTTTACCATCGTTTAGGGAGGATTACATGCTTGTCAAATTCATAAGATCACACACCCACGCAAGGGTGGATTACCGGGCCGGGGACAAACTGGAAACGGACGATGAGACCGCCCGGTTGATCGTAGAGGAGTTCAAGGCCGCCGAATACGTTTCGGCGCAAGATTCCGCGCCGGTGATCCCGGCCAAAAAGAAGAAAACCAATTAAAGGAGAAATGTAATGTCTATCATTGTAAGAAGCTTTGGTGGGCGCGGCCCCGTCCGCATGTCCGTTCGCGGCCTGAATTCCTACACCCCGATGTGGAACGCCCAGAAGTTCGACCTGGCCACGGAGACCGCCGAGGACAAGCTGTTAAACGCAATGTCCGCCGCCGGCGGGATCATAGACTCCATGACGATGGTCACCGGGGCCAGCGTCGGCATAAACAGCCCGGACTACCACCCGGATTCCATCGCCC
Proteins encoded:
- a CDS encoding peptidase; this encodes MKKIAIFKPGTHTDSSGKTVSFTEADLKKSAQVYDSKIHEAPIVVGHPQNAAPAYGWIGGLAYADGHLSAEPKQVNADFAELVKSGAYKKISASFYMPDSPANPVKGSYYLRHVGFLGAMPPSLKGLPAFSFNEKEEGVVSFYEALSSGESDDSIAARLFRRFRDWIISEKGQDVADQVIPAADVDALTASAVAEALEAQQKASTPESPVSANTNFSETKMSAEDAAKKKAEEDAAAKAAADREASFAGREKELARREAELSKKDNADFVEKLIGEGKVLPAGKGLLVELMGHLGPDTVSFAEGDKQVSKPLGQAFRDYLSSQPKVVEFSEVSGGDKKLPDGAAPEVIARAAREYRDAEVGKGHQVSYSEAVNHVIKEGK
- a CDS encoding phage capsid protein, with amino-acid sequence MPGNFPFPIQPQLTAIAIAYKNGAYIADSVLPRTPVGLKAYRYRKYSLGDSFSIPDTSVGRTSRPNQVEFGFTEETGYCMDHALDDPVPQDDIDNAPANYNPLGVSTEFTSNLIELDREARVARLVQDAANYPATNKAALSGTSVFTDPASDPIATIMSAMDSMIVRPNAMVVGRQAWSALIRNAAINKAVNRNVGDKGVARKRDLADLFELSYIFVGESWLNCAKKGQSPTIARVWGPHIVLIYRDVLSGPARGTTFGFTAQFGTRMAGAEAEKNIGMRGGQMVRVGESVDEKICAAEMGYLIQNCA
- a CDS encoding DUF1320 domain-containing protein translates to MNYCALADLVTRYGQQDVLARTDRDNDGVADAAVADAAIADASALIDSYLAGRYSVPFTSPPPALTRVACDIAWYLLFSDEKAPDQVKTKYDAAIEFLKAIKSGEISLGAGGVGVAAVADLPKYTDPLRVFTRDTMSDY
- a CDS encoding DUF2190 domain-containing protein — its product is MHTPTLIKSFPVDAACAPFRVLAIGSGSGALKQATGPGDTLLAVADSLGSNAVNRVDAILDGVAQVEYGGAVAQGDYLTSDLNGKAVAATRHTHAENTAAAYTQNAATAAGEKSAVIGVALVSGVAGDIGSAKLNPALI
- a CDS encoding phage virion morphogenesis protein, which codes for MSGEPVSLEIKSEAVMASLSRLYETGADMTQVHEDIAAGLLSRVQLTMKNGVSPYGVPYKPLKYRKGGRPLIDSGDLKDSINWQADKNRAVVSTKKEYATTHQFGAVDRVITARNAKALRFFIPGHFRYVPVINTRAVRWKAVDAPIFAKSVKVTIPARPFFPAGDLPDTWRDDVLAIIHNHLAGAANG